The following proteins are co-located in the Rippkaea orientalis PCC 8801 genome:
- a CDS encoding ABC transporter ATP-binding protein codes for MNRTIPRFEKRPHGSQENDFLVIENLVKAFPKPDGGQAVILNGINLAIGEQEYISVIGHSGCGKSTLLRIIAGLEKATSGLVTLEGKEIRKPGADRMMVFQSYALLPWLTVRGNIRLAVDEVLKGASNSEKRSLVNEHLAMVNLTQAEDKYPDEISGGMKQRVGIARALITRPKMLLMDEPFGALDALTKRKLQSQVLEIWESHRQAVMMITHDVDEAIYMSDRIILMTNGPEAIIGDILEVPFPHPRNRAEIQESPEYYELRLRALDFLERFH; via the coding sequence ATGAATCGTACTATTCCCCGCTTTGAGAAAAGACCCCATGGTTCTCAAGAAAATGATTTTTTGGTCATTGAAAATTTGGTTAAGGCATTTCCTAAACCCGATGGTGGTCAAGCCGTTATTCTGAATGGCATTAATTTGGCCATTGGCGAACAGGAATATATCTCGGTGATTGGTCATTCTGGTTGTGGAAAATCGACCCTATTGAGAATTATTGCTGGGTTAGAAAAAGCGACTTCAGGGTTAGTCACTCTTGAAGGGAAGGAAATTCGTAAACCTGGGGCTGATCGCATGATGGTGTTTCAGAGTTATGCCTTGTTACCTTGGTTAACGGTACGGGGGAATATTCGGTTAGCGGTGGATGAGGTGTTAAAAGGGGCTAGTAATAGCGAAAAAAGAAGTCTGGTTAATGAACATTTAGCCATGGTTAATTTAACCCAGGCAGAGGATAAATACCCTGATGAAATTTCGGGGGGCATGAAGCAACGGGTTGGCATTGCACGGGCGTTAATTACTCGTCCCAAAATGTTATTAATGGATGAACCCTTTGGGGCATTAGATGCTTTAACTAAGCGTAAATTACAGTCTCAGGTGTTAGAAATTTGGGAAAGTCATCGACAAGCAGTTATGATGATTACCCATGATGTGGATGAGGCGATTTATATGTCTGATCGCATTATTTTGATGACTAATGGACCTGAAGCAATCATCGGAGACATTTTGGAAGTGCCCTTCCCCCATCCCCGCAATCGTGCCGAAATTCAAGAATCTCCTGAATATTATGAATTGCGTCTTCGGGCTCTAGATTTCTTAGAAAGATTTCACTAA
- a CDS encoding 3'(2'),5'-bisphosphate nucleotidase CysQ family protein — protein MKDSKQTKKLVEIEEIVRSVGWGAAKILRSYYRGEVNQGNLEINHDKTDGPVTAADVAANHYILEKLQAVFDSDTFGYLSEETHQGNDRLVQDWVWIIDPLDGTRDFIDKTGEYALHIALAYQGRPVVAVVAIPEAEKLYFAAKDHGTFVETADGTVTPIRVSERNQIEDLFLVVSRTHRDDRFQKLIDSLPLKDRNYMGSVGGKIATILEQKSDVYISLSGKSAAKDWDFAAPELILTEAGGQFTHFDGRPLTYNNGDVRQWGGLMASNGHCHELLCQQATELLAKIDGDQ, from the coding sequence TTGAAAGATAGCAAACAGACGAAAAAATTAGTTGAAATTGAAGAGATTGTCCGTTCTGTAGGTTGGGGGGCAGCGAAAATTCTGCGTTCCTACTATCGAGGGGAAGTTAATCAAGGAAATTTAGAAATCAACCACGATAAAACCGATGGCCCAGTTACTGCTGCTGATGTAGCAGCCAATCACTACATTTTAGAGAAATTACAGGCAGTTTTTGATAGTGATACTTTTGGTTATCTTAGTGAAGAAACCCACCAAGGAAATGATCGCCTTGTTCAAGACTGGGTTTGGATTATTGATCCCCTCGATGGAACCCGTGATTTTATCGATAAAACGGGAGAATACGCCCTTCATATAGCCTTAGCGTATCAAGGCCGTCCTGTGGTGGCTGTAGTGGCTATTCCTGAAGCAGAAAAGCTGTATTTTGCGGCTAAAGATCACGGAACTTTTGTCGAGACAGCCGATGGAACAGTTACACCGATTCGTGTCTCAGAACGCAACCAAATAGAAGATTTGTTTCTCGTGGTGAGTCGAACCCATCGGGATGATCGCTTTCAAAAGCTTATTGATAGCTTACCCCTAAAAGATCGTAATTATATGGGAAGTGTTGGGGGGAAAATTGCTACAATTCTTGAACAAAAATCCGATGTTTATATCTCCTTATCGGGGAAATCTGCCGCTAAAGATTGGGATTTTGCTGCCCCTGAATTAATTCTAACGGAAGCAGGAGGGCAATTTACTCATTTTGATGGTAGGCCTTTAACCTACAATAACGGAGATGTGAGGCAATGGGGAGGGTTAATGGCCAGTAATGGTCATTGTCACGAACTTTTGTGTCAACAAGCCACAGAATTATTAGCTAAAATTGATGGAGATCAGTAG
- a CDS encoding CmpA/NrtA family ABC transporter substrate-binding protein, producing MNNKNWTRRQALLGLGGLAGAVAFSSCGINTNRAPKSLTEAALAVDQVVKPETLEKPNLKIGYVPVNDCAPFAIAWEKGFFHKYGLNVTLSREASWANSRDGVIFGRLDASPVVSGAVTNARIGAEGARHAPLCAAMTIHRHGNAMTMNQGLWDGGIRPWKEYKGDLDAFGRDFKDYFAKAPSDKRVWAVVLSSAIYEYFTRYVVAAAGLNPTEEFRIIITPPPQMVSNMRIGAMQAYMVAEPWNTRAISGNEGIGFTFAQGREIWRGHPDRVLAVTESFIEENPKTYRSLVKALIEACQYCSKPENREEVAKIISTRPFTGAKPQYTRPGIVGDYNYGGFDEQKRVVNSPETTIFYNLPEGVSAVPHDHSTFLWQSQSLWLMTQATRWQQIREFPKNAEKIARQGWKTDLYREIAAEMGIKCPSQDYKVEPAEAFIDNKAFDPSDPINYLNSFEIRANAPQSFFMS from the coding sequence ATGAATAACAAAAATTGGACTAGACGGCAAGCCCTATTAGGGTTAGGGGGTCTTGCGGGGGCTGTGGCCTTTTCTTCGTGTGGCATTAATACAAACCGCGCCCCGAAAAGCCTGACAGAAGCTGCCCTTGCCGTTGATCAAGTCGTTAAACCCGAAACCCTTGAAAAACCCAATCTCAAAATTGGTTATGTTCCCGTCAATGACTGTGCCCCCTTTGCCATTGCTTGGGAAAAAGGCTTCTTTCACAAGTATGGTTTAAACGTCACCCTCAGTCGTGAGGCTAGTTGGGCAAACTCCCGTGATGGGGTAATCTTCGGTCGTTTGGATGCGTCTCCAGTTGTTTCTGGGGCGGTTACTAATGCTAGAATTGGGGCTGAAGGAGCCCGTCACGCTCCCTTGTGTGCAGCCATGACCATTCATCGTCACGGCAACGCCATGACCATGAATCAAGGACTGTGGGATGGAGGGATTCGTCCTTGGAAAGAATATAAAGGGGATTTAGACGCATTTGGTCGAGATTTTAAGGACTATTTTGCAAAAGCTCCGTCAGACAAACGGGTTTGGGCGGTAGTACTCAGTTCAGCTATTTACGAATACTTTACCCGTTATGTAGTGGCAGCCGCTGGACTCAATCCTACTGAGGAATTTCGGATCATTATCACTCCCCCTCCGCAAATGGTCAGTAATATGCGAATTGGCGCGATGCAAGCTTATATGGTGGCCGAACCCTGGAATACTCGCGCTATTTCGGGGAACGAGGGGATAGGCTTTACCTTTGCCCAAGGACGAGAAATCTGGCGGGGACATCCTGACCGAGTGTTGGCGGTAACGGAGTCCTTTATCGAGGAAAATCCCAAAACCTATCGATCGCTGGTGAAAGCCTTAATTGAAGCCTGTCAGTATTGCAGTAAGCCCGAAAACCGCGAAGAAGTGGCTAAAATTATCTCGACTCGTCCCTTTACGGGGGCAAAACCTCAATATACACGACCTGGAATAGTTGGAGATTACAACTACGGAGGATTTGATGAGCAAAAACGGGTGGTTAATAGTCCAGAAACGACGATTTTTTACAATCTTCCTGAGGGAGTTTCTGCTGTTCCTCACGATCATTCGACTTTTCTCTGGCAATCTCAAAGTCTCTGGTTAATGACCCAAGCCACTCGATGGCAACAGATCCGAGAATTTCCCAAAAATGCTGAAAAAATTGCTCGTCAGGGTTGGAAAACGGATTTGTATCGAGAAATTGCTGCTGAAATGGGGATTAAATGTCCTTCCCAGGATTACAAAGTTGAACCCGCCGAGGCTTTTATTGATAATAAAGCCTTTGATCCGAGTGATCCGATTAACTATCTCAACAGCTTTGAAATTCGCGCCAACGCGCCTCAATCTTTCTTCATGTCTTAA
- the ntrB gene encoding nitrate ABC transporter permease encodes MNIAALAVAGQVAWKRVKPVVLRETVLLPGAGFLGLIALWWIIALFRHEMMPTPLEALTKNWDYILHPFYVRGPGDLGIGWLLLASLRRVSIGFLLGAAVAIPVGLLIGMSRTAMLMINPIIQVLKPVSPLAWLPIALAMFNLAEPSAIFVIFITSLWSTIINTALGVASVPRDYLEVSQVLEMNHRRRIWKIILPASLPYIFTGLRISLGIAWLVIVAVEMLTGGIGIGFFVWDEWNRLNVSSVFLAVLVIGLTGLVLDYILIKIQVWVTHRPASSSTI; translated from the coding sequence ATGAATATCGCGGCACTTGCTGTCGCAGGCCAGGTTGCTTGGAAGCGCGTCAAACCTGTTGTCCTGCGCGAAACCGTCCTACTTCCCGGTGCGGGTTTTCTGGGATTGATCGCTTTATGGTGGATCATTGCCCTATTTCGTCATGAAATGATGCCCACTCCCCTAGAGGCATTAACCAAAAATTGGGACTACATCTTGCACCCCTTCTATGTGCGTGGTCCTGGGGACTTAGGCATTGGCTGGTTATTACTAGCGAGTCTACGGCGCGTTAGCATTGGCTTTTTATTAGGGGCTGCTGTCGCCATTCCCGTGGGCTTATTGATTGGGATGTCCAGAACTGCCATGTTAATGATCAATCCCATTATCCAGGTACTTAAGCCTGTATCACCCCTAGCATGGCTGCCCATTGCCCTAGCCATGTTCAATTTAGCCGAACCTTCTGCCATTTTCGTCATTTTTATCACTTCCTTATGGTCAACGATTATTAATACCGCCTTGGGAGTTGCTAGTGTTCCCAGAGACTACCTAGAAGTCTCTCAAGTCCTAGAGATGAATCATCGTCGGCGTATTTGGAAAATTATTTTACCCGCCAGCTTACCCTATATTTTTACTGGACTCCGCATCAGTTTAGGGATTGCTTGGTTAGTCATCGTCGCCGTAGAAATGTTAACCGGAGGCATTGGGATTGGATTCTTTGTCTGGGATGAATGGAACCGCCTAAATGTTAGTTCGGTTTTCCTCGCCGTCCTTGTCATCGGATTAACCGGGCTAGTTTTGGACTATATCCTCATTAAAATCCAAGTTTGGGTCACCCATCGCCCCGCTAGTTCCTCGACGATATGA
- a CDS encoding MFS transporter yields the protein MKIFLIIWLGQLVSFFGSHLTDFALGIWVLQKTGAVTEYSFTILATTLPWFIMSPIAGALVDRWDHRWTMILSDSGAGLSTLMIMILATTGHLAVWHVYVANAFSAICNTFQLPAYTAAIPFLVSQEQLSRVSGLRQLSIAVGNLLSPLLAGALFGLIHLQGIVLIDFLTFGIALMTLLCVRFPQTHPTHSQTKSSNLSMNALVEDIKIGFIYISQRPGLLGLFLLAISTNFLTGTVTILFTPLVLSSTSPLVLGGLLMFGGLGMLSGSLLISLRGGPKRYIDMVLGFTALSSLSLIVVGFPFSLSSYALGVLLFFLSITLINIGQEVILQKKVDLSIQGRIFALKQMGITGAITISYTLGGLLADRIFEPFMASEGILANTVGLVIGVGKGRGIGLMFILMGLLTLLLAVIAYRYPRLRWMEDELPDIALH from the coding sequence ATGAAAATCTTTTTAATTATTTGGTTAGGACAGTTAGTATCTTTTTTCGGCTCACATTTAACCGATTTTGCTCTGGGGATTTGGGTCTTACAAAAGACTGGAGCAGTCACTGAGTATTCCTTCACAATCTTAGCCACCACCTTACCTTGGTTTATCATGTCTCCCATTGCAGGGGCATTGGTTGATCGCTGGGATCACCGTTGGACGATGATTCTGAGTGATAGCGGGGCGGGGTTAAGCACCTTAATGATTATGATTTTGGCAACAACTGGTCATTTGGCTGTCTGGCACGTCTATGTAGCCAACGCCTTTAGCGCTATTTGTAATACCTTTCAACTTCCTGCTTACACTGCAGCAATTCCTTTCTTAGTTTCTCAGGAACAATTAAGTCGAGTGAGTGGGTTAAGACAATTGAGTATTGCTGTTGGCAATCTTCTTAGTCCTTTATTAGCCGGTGCTTTATTTGGATTAATTCATTTACAGGGTATTGTGCTTATCGATTTTTTAACCTTTGGTATTGCTCTAATGACCCTACTGTGTGTTCGTTTCCCGCAAACCCATCCAACCCATTCTCAGACAAAATCTTCTAATTTATCGATGAATGCCTTAGTTGAGGATATAAAAATCGGCTTCATTTACATTAGTCAACGTCCTGGTCTTTTGGGATTATTTTTATTGGCAATAAGCACTAATTTTTTGACAGGAACTGTCACAATTTTGTTTACCCCTCTTGTTTTATCATCGACTTCTCCTTTAGTTTTAGGAGGATTGCTGATGTTTGGCGGACTAGGGATGCTTTCTGGTAGTTTGTTAATTAGCCTTCGTGGAGGGCCTAAACGTTACATTGATATGGTTTTAGGATTTACGGCTTTGAGTAGTCTCTCTTTAATCGTTGTAGGCTTCCCCTTTTCCTTATCATCCTATGCTTTAGGGGTTTTACTGTTTTTCCTAAGTATTACATTGATTAATATAGGACAGGAAGTGATTTTGCAAAAAAAGGTCGATTTATCAATACAGGGGCGAATTTTTGCTTTGAAGCAAATGGGAATTACAGGCGCAATCACAATATCCTATACGTTAGGAGGTTTATTAGCTGATCGAATTTTTGAGCCATTCATGGCATCTGAAGGGATATTAGCGAATACGGTTGGATTAGTTATTGGCGTAGGGAAAGGACGAGGGATCGGCCTAATGTTTATCTTAATGGGTTTACTGACTTTATTGCTTGCTGTTATTGCCTACCGTTATCCTCGATTACGGTGGATGGAAGATGAATTGCCAGATATAGCATTACACTGA
- a CDS encoding 4-hydroxybenzoate solanesyltransferase, whose amino-acid sequence MITPTQLTPEPTWLTIIRLLRWDKPAGRLILMIPALWAVFLAAKGTPPLPLVGVIILGSLATSAAGCVINDLWDREIDPQVERTRTRPLAEKSLSIKVGIVIAVIALGCAAILAFYLNSLSFWLCVAAVPVIVCYPLAKRVFPIPQLVLSFAWGFAVLISWTAVTAKLELSTWILWAATVFWTLGFDTVYAMSDREDDRKIGINSSALFFGDYAAEAVGLFFVLAVGLLAYLGEILEMNLWFWGSLGIAAGGWIIQYFYLRSIEIARSAYGAIFRQNVAIGFVLLVGMFLGL is encoded by the coding sequence ATGATAACGCCTACTCAATTGACCCCTGAACCCACTTGGTTAACTATCATTAGACTCCTACGGTGGGATAAACCTGCCGGACGGCTAATTTTGATGATTCCTGCTCTATGGGCGGTCTTTTTAGCAGCTAAGGGAACCCCGCCTCTTCCCTTGGTGGGGGTCATTATTTTAGGCTCTCTAGCCACCAGTGCCGCAGGATGTGTGATTAATGACTTGTGGGATAGGGAGATTGATCCCCAAGTGGAAAGAACCCGCACCCGTCCCTTAGCCGAAAAATCTCTCTCTATTAAAGTCGGTATCGTAATAGCGGTAATTGCCCTAGGATGTGCTGCTATCCTAGCCTTTTATCTTAATTCCTTGAGTTTTTGGCTTTGTGTTGCTGCGGTTCCCGTGATTGTTTGTTATCCCTTGGCTAAGCGAGTTTTTCCCATTCCCCAATTAGTTTTATCCTTTGCTTGGGGATTTGCTGTGTTAATAAGTTGGACAGCAGTTACGGCTAAATTAGAGCTTTCAACTTGGATTTTGTGGGCAGCAACGGTATTTTGGACGCTGGGTTTTGATACGGTTTATGCCATGTCAGATCGAGAAGATGATCGCAAGATTGGCATTAATTCTAGTGCCCTATTTTTTGGGGACTATGCGGCGGAGGCGGTGGGACTCTTTTTTGTTCTTGCTGTTGGATTATTGGCATATTTAGGGGAAATTTTGGAAATGAATTTGTGGTTTTGGGGGTCTTTAGGCATAGCGGCAGGGGGTTGGATAATCCAATATTTTTACCTACGATCAATAGAGATTGCTCGCTCTGCCTATGGCGCAATTTTCCGTCAAAATGTGGCCATAGGCTTTGTTTTGTTAGTGGGGATGTTTTTGGGGCTTTGA
- a CDS encoding PEP-CTERM sorting domain-containing protein (PEP-CTERM proteins occur, often in large numbers, in the proteomes of bacteria that also encode an exosortase, a predicted intramembrane cysteine proteinase. The presence of a PEP-CTERM domain at a protein's C-terminus predicts cleavage within the sorting domain, followed by covalent anchoring to some some component of the (usually Gram-negative) cell surface. Many PEP-CTERM proteins exhibit an unusual sequence composition that includes large numbers of potential glycosylation sites. Expression of one such protein has been shown restore the ability of a bacterium to form floc, a type of biofilm.) — translation MKNLVRFGVSLPVASILVATSISSAQAAGFTPGDIFSGTGDSFTLTGTTDPTDPALYALFCDGPINGPSVGIASGGPTSQCAKVDSSSSFNVSGNPANMTGGFAPFLNTDPNALVYSFGPANTGPTGTNTGSNIVPVFTTDNGALFLTISVDTASLVISGAGPGNPVNFFYTGIAEVTGADTYSAPITFSFTSQNANLVNNTALVNFAPGQDGGIYDTTIGVNTWSVTVLAVESVPEPSTLLGLGLLACGGAAGAIKRRLNK, via the coding sequence ATGAAAAACCTAGTCCGTTTTGGTGTTTCTTTGCCCGTTGCTAGTATTTTAGTAGCAACCAGTATATCTTCGGCGCAAGCAGCTGGGTTTACTCCAGGGGATATTTTTAGTGGAACTGGCGATTCTTTTACCCTAACTGGAACCACGGATCCAACTGACCCTGCTTTGTATGCACTCTTTTGTGATGGGCCAATTAATGGTCCTAGCGTAGGTATTGCAAGCGGTGGACCCACATCCCAGTGTGCTAAGGTTGACAGCAGTTCAAGTTTCAACGTATCTGGCAACCCTGCTAACATGACTGGTGGGTTCGCTCCCTTTTTGAATACTGATCCAAACGCTCTTGTTTATAGCTTCGGTCCGGCTAACACTGGTCCGACAGGAACTAATACTGGATCAAATATAGTACCTGTTTTCACGACGGATAACGGTGCTCTATTTTTAACGATTAGCGTTGACACAGCGAGTCTCGTCATATCAGGTGCTGGTCCAGGTAATCCGGTTAACTTCTTCTATACAGGTATAGCCGAAGTTACTGGTGCTGACACCTACTCGGCTCCCATTACTTTTTCATTTACCAGCCAAAACGCTAACTTGGTCAACAACACAGCCTTGGTTAACTTCGCTCCTGGCCAAGACGGTGGAATTTATGACACAACAATCGGGGTAAACACCTGGTCTGTTACAGTATTAGCCGTAGAATCAGTACCCGAGCCTAGCACACTCCTTGGTCTTGGACTGTTGGCTTGTGGAGGTGCGGCTGGAGCTATCAAACGTCGCCTTAATAAGTAA
- a CDS encoding N-acetylmuramoyl-L-alanine amidase — protein sequence MKPIQGIVWGIVTSQTICLSVAANTLQYWDFDVRQNRVEIVTDSDVRPKAQMIANPTRLIIDLPGVKLSQPSVRQGNITSYVRQVRVGQFSPYTTRIVVELGSAYSMRPWEVKVRSLAPNRWFVQLSEFQPHSVYSLPPEAEPVAIAVPTPKPYPSTPSGSGYTVVIDPGHGGKDPGAIGLGGLQEKDVVLSISLQLAEILKKRGVRVIMTRSNDASVSLKGRVEQAETANANVFVSIHANAVGGNNSQVNGLETYYYSSGYRLALTIHNNLLRKVNVVDNRGVKQARFYVLRKSSMPAALVEVGFVTGSIDNRNLSNPSYRQQLAEAIANGILDYLR from the coding sequence ATGAAGCCAATTCAAGGAATTGTTTGGGGAATAGTTACTTCTCAAACAATTTGCCTGTCTGTTGCTGCTAATACTTTGCAATATTGGGATTTTGATGTCCGTCAAAATCGCGTCGAAATTGTCACCGATAGCGATGTCCGTCCCAAAGCACAAATGATCGCTAACCCCACCCGTCTCATTATCGATTTACCAGGGGTCAAATTAAGCCAACCTAGTGTCCGTCAGGGAAATATTACCAGTTATGTGAGACAAGTTCGCGTCGGACAATTTAGCCCCTATACCACGCGAATTGTCGTGGAATTAGGATCAGCCTATTCTATGCGTCCTTGGGAGGTTAAAGTCCGTAGTCTAGCCCCTAATCGCTGGTTTGTCCAATTATCTGAATTTCAACCTCATTCGGTCTATTCCCTACCCCCAGAAGCAGAACCGGTCGCGATCGCTGTTCCTACCCCTAAACCCTATCCTAGCACACCATCGGGATCGGGCTACACGGTTGTCATTGACCCCGGCCACGGAGGAAAAGATCCAGGGGCGATCGGGTTAGGAGGGTTACAGGAAAAAGACGTTGTTTTATCAATTTCGCTACAATTGGCTGAAATCCTTAAAAAACGCGGAGTCAGAGTGATAATGACTCGTTCAAATGATGCGTCAGTTTCTCTAAAAGGGCGTGTCGAGCAAGCAGAAACAGCCAATGCTAACGTATTTGTGAGTATCCATGCGAATGCTGTAGGAGGAAACAATTCTCAAGTCAATGGATTAGAAACTTATTATTATTCTTCTGGGTATCGATTAGCCTTAACCATTCATAATAATCTTTTAAGAAAGGTCAATGTTGTTGATAATCGTGGGGTCAAACAAGCCCGTTTTTATGTATTAAGAAAAAGTTCGATGCCCGCCGCCTTGGTTGAAGTCGGTTTTGTCACGGGAAGTATCGATAATCGTAATTTATCGAATCCTAGTTATCGACAACAATTAGCCGAGGCGATCGCTAACGGTATTTTAGACTATTTACGGTAA